The Montipora capricornis isolate CH-2021 chromosome 3, ASM3666992v2, whole genome shotgun sequence genome window below encodes:
- the LOC138043840 gene encoding DBH-like monooxygenase protein 1 homolog produces MKVTHQITFVLALVVFCCAVSADMHDGMMHYASLKSSDGTSFELQWAYNNDTEMLYFAMKCKNTGWCGVGFSTRDNGTGMKDYDIAVGGYSNSNTPYLFDYWSTTTGKPNKDSQQNLTIQSASQMGEYTMVNFTRPATTTDMMKDVQFTPDTEVWVMYAMRNTDVDGNDATFLKHSEKGRISDINKYNLIKMALAADGHGHSDGDGEGEGHDHDHDHDHDHDHDHDHDDGSSASTNIFSGTCAVASALLYLVAHFVLSF; encoded by the exons ATGAAAGTCACTCATCAAATCACCTTTGTCTTGGCACTGGTTGTGTTCTGCTGTGCTGTCAGCGCGGATATGCACGACGGGATGATGCACTACGCGAGTCTCAAGTCTTCCGATGGGACTTCTTTCGAGTTGCAATGGGCCTACAATAACGACACTGAAATGCTGTACTTCGcaatgaaatgcaaaaacaCCGGTTGGTGCGGAGTGGGTTTCAGCACCAGGGATAATGGTACAGGCATGAAAGATTACGATATTGCCGTTGGTGGATACAGTAACAGCAACACCCCATATCTTTTT GACTATTGGAGTACAACTACGGGAAAACCAAACAAAGATTCACAGCAAAACCTGACCATTCAATCTGCCAGCCAAATGGGCGAATATACGATGGTGAACTTTACGAGGCCAGCAACTACCACTGACATGATGAAGGATGTTCAGTTTACG cCCGATACTGAAGTTTGGGTTATGTACGCTATGCGCAATACCGATGTCGATGGAAATGACGCGACGTTTTTGAAACACTCGGAAAAAGGCAGAATATCAGATATCAATAAATACAACCTGATTAAGATGGCATTAGCCGCTGACGGGCACGGTCACAGTGACGGTGATGGTGAAGGTGAAGGTcacgatcacgatcacgatcacgatcacgatcacgatcacgatcacgatcacgatGACGGGTCATCagcgtcgacaaacattttcagCGGGACATGCGCTGTTGCCAGTGCCCTATTGTATTTAGTTGCCCACTTTGTTTTGTCCTTTTAA